The stretch of DNA GGCGGCAGCCCCACCGCGAGCAGCGCGGGGTAGCTGAACAGGGAGGCCAGCCCGGCCACCGAGCCGATCAGGCCGGCGGCGAACCCGGCGGCGACCAGCAGCGCGAGCGATCCGATGTCCATATCGCCCTCCGCCGCCCGCGCCGATCCGCGGACCCCGCTCTCCGCCCGCATGCCGAGACGGCCGTTCCGATCATCGGATGACCGCCTCCGCGCAGGTTAGCAGCAGCGCGGAGGGCCGCCGCCGGCCAGGGGCGGCACCGGGCAGGCGGCTCCGCGCCCCGGTCGGGACACCGGGCGGGGGAGGCCCTGCGCCCGGGATCATTCCGCGTTCGCGGCCGGGGGCGCGCTGCCCGGCGCCCCCGGCCGCGGTCGGCCCGGGCCGGGCGGCGGGCAGGCGGGCGGGGCCCGGCGGGAGGAGGCGGGAACCCGCGCGGAGGCGGGGCGTTCCCAGCGGTACCCGGGACCGCCGGCGGGAGACGGCTTCCCGGGGGCGCCCGGCCTCATGGGAGGGCGGGAAAGGAAGGGGGACGGGAGGGGACTCGGGATAGCGTGGGCCGGTGGAGAACCCCGAACTGCTGCTGAAGAGGATCGTCGACTTCGCCGCCGCCCGCGACGGGATCCAGGCGGTCGTCCAGACCGGGTCCAGGGCCCGGGGGCGGCGTGTGGACGCCTACTCCGACCTCGACATCGAGCTGATCGGCCCGGGCGCCGCCGAGCTGGCCGGGCGGGACGACTGGCTGCAGGAGATCGGTCCGGTGCTGGTCGCCATCCACCTCGCCAACGAGGACGAGGACGAACCGGACTGGCCCACCTGCCTGGCCGTGTTCGCCGAAGGGCGCAAGGCCGACTTCACCCTGGCCGGGCCCGAGCGGCTGGAGCGGATGGCCGCGGACGGGCTGGACGACCTGTACCGGCGCGGCTACCTCGTCCACCTGGACGAGACGGGGATCACCCGGTCCCTGGCCCCCTCCGACCCCCGGCCTCCCGAACGGAGCGCACCGGGCGCCGAGGAGTTCGAGGCCAACCAGCGCGAATTCTGGTTCGAGGCGACCCAGATCCCGGTCTACATCGCCCGCAGGGACCTGTGGCCGGCCGCGTCGCGCCTGGTGGAGGCCGAGGAGCTGCTGCTGGAGATGCTGGAGTGGAACGCCTTCGCCCGCTCCGGCGGCGCGGCGGACACCTGGCACAAGGGCCACCGCATCGACGAATGGGCGGCCGAGCCCTACCGGTCCGAGATCCCGTCGGCGTTCGCCGGCTACGACCCGGACGACCAGCTCCGCGCGCTCCGCTCGATCGCCGGCCTCTACGCCCGGGTCGCCGCCGAGACCGGCGGGCTGCTCTCGCTGCCCGTCCTCGACCTGCGCGACCGGGTGCTGCGGCACATCGACCGGGTCGTCGCGGGCGAGGCGGGACGCTGACCCGGCCGCCGGAGACGCACCCGGGCGGGGCGCACCTCCGCTCGCCCGAGCCGGCCGCCCCCGCCGGCCCGGGCCGGTTTTCGGCGGCCCGGGCCGATCCGGGCCCTGGTTCCGCGGATCGTCCCGGGCCCGCGGCCGCGCGGGCGGCGCCGATCACGCTCCTGTGAACGTCCGCCCGCCCGTCCGGAAGCAGCACCGGATCGCCGGCGGGGAACGTGCGCCCCGGCCGTCGGGGGAGTGGCGGCCGACCGCATGCCCGGCGGTCTCCTCGGGGAGGGCGGGCGCGCGGGGCCGTCGAGGCGGGCCTCCCGTCCGGTGCGCGCCCCCCGTAGGGCGCGGTTCCGGGGGCCGTGCTCCGCCCGCTCGGCGGCGGGCCCGGCCCCCGCCGCGGCCGGACGCCTCACCGGGCTCAGGTCTCGGCCAGCTGCTCGGCGGCGTCGGCGAGGTCCTCCTCGGTCGGCGGAGCGTCCTGGGTGGCGGACAGCCGCCAGTACCCGGTGAAGGCGACGGCGCTCTTGGGCAGCGCGTGCTCGTCGACCAGGCAGCGGCGGACGGCGCGGACCATGGACGCCTCCCCGGCGACCCAGGCGAAGCCGGCGCCGGACGGCAGCCGGGCGCCGCGCACCGCGTCGACCAGGCCGGTCCCGCGGCCGGGCGGCACCGAGCCGCGGTGGATCCAGGCGACGTCGACGCCGGGCCGGGCGATGGGCTGCTCCTCGGCGGCGTCCCGGACCTCGGCGAACACCTGGGCGCGGGTGCCCTCGGGCAGCGCCTCCACCAGGGCGCCGATGGCGGGCAGCGCGGTCTCGTCGCCGACCAGCAGCCACCAGTCCTCCGCGGAGGTGGGCTCGCGGTAGCGGGCGGCCGCCGGGCCGAGCATGCCCAGCACGTCGCCGGGGCGGGCCGCGCCCGCCCAGCGCGAGGCCGGGCCGCCGTCGCCGTGCAGCACGAAGTCGATATCGATCTCGTTCGCCTCCGGCCGGTGGGCGCGGATCGTG from Nocardiopsis composta encodes:
- a CDS encoding aminoglycoside 6-adenylyltransferase, with the protein product MENPELLLKRIVDFAAARDGIQAVVQTGSRARGRRVDAYSDLDIELIGPGAAELAGRDDWLQEIGPVLVAIHLANEDEDEPDWPTCLAVFAEGRKADFTLAGPERLERMAADGLDDLYRRGYLVHLDETGITRSLAPSDPRPPERSAPGAEEFEANQREFWFEATQIPVYIARRDLWPAASRLVEAEELLLEMLEWNAFARSGGAADTWHKGHRIDEWAAEPYRSEIPSAFAGYDPDDQLRALRSIAGLYARVAAETGGLLSLPVLDLRDRVLRHIDRVVAGEAGR
- a CDS encoding siderophore-interacting protein — protein: MSQPYAFSLIEVLRCEPVTPLMARVTFGGEDLRNFTSVAPDQQVKLFFPREGQGAPSVPPMPEDGDVGRWHAAYLAMPDDVRPWMRSYTIRAHRPEANEIDIDFVLHGDGGPASRWAGAARPGDVLGMLGPAAARYREPTSAEDWWLLVGDETALPAIGALVEALPEGTRAQVFAEVRDAAEEQPIARPGVDVAWIHRGSVPPGRGTGLVDAVRGARLPSGAGFAWVAGEASMVRAVRRCLVDEHALPKSAVAFTGYWRLSATQDAPPTEEDLADAAEQLAET